TACGACGGGGTCGATGGGCGGCCTGCTGGAGGGCGCCAAGCAGAAGATCTTCTCCATCGCGTCGCGCATCGCGAAGGGCAAGCCCACGCCGCACCTGAAGGTGGCGCTCGTGGCGTACCGCGACCAGGGGGACGCATACGTGACGAAGCGCTTCGACCTGAGCGACGACATGGACTCCATGTTCGCGGAGCTGCGCAAGCTGGACGCGAACGGGGGCGGGGACTTCCCCGAGCACGTGGGGCGCGGCCTGGGCGAAGCGGTGTCGCTGCTCAAGTGGAGCCAGGACCGCGAGGTGATGAAGGTCATCTTCCTGGTGGGCGACGCGCCCCCCGCCCAGCGCGAGGCCGCCTGGGATTTCAAGATGTGGTCCAAGCGCGCGAAGGAGCGCCACATCGTGGTGAACACGGTGCGCTGCGGCGCGGATCCGACGACCGAGGAGTCCTGGCGCTACGTGGCGAAGCTGACGGACGGCACCTTCGACTCCATCGACGCGGCGGGCGGCATGGTGGCGGTGGCCACGCCCTATGACGCGGAGCTGTCCCGGGTGAACGCGGAGCTGGCGTCCAAGACGTTGTACGGAGGCCGCGCGGAGGCCCGGGCCATGAATGTCGCCCGCGCGGAGGCCACCAAGGGCATGGCGGCGGAGGCCGTCGCGGACCGCATCAGCTTCATGAAGGAGAGCCGGGGTGCGGGGAAGAGCGCCGCCAGCGCCGGGGCGGTGAGCAGCGCGCCCGCGGCCGTGGCGGGCGGCGTGGACCTGCTGGAGCAGCCGGCCGCGCTCGACACCCTCAAGGACGACGAGCTGCCCCAGGAACTCAAGGGCCTCAAGAAGGAGGCGCAGGCCGCGAAGGTGAAGCAGCTGTCCGCCGAGCGCAAGGTGCTGGAGGAGAAGGTCGCGAAGCTCGCCGCCGAGCGCGACCAGTGGCTCGCGAAGAACGCCCCCGCCAAGGAGGACGCCTTCGACGCCAATGTGATGAAGAGCGTGAAGACGCAGGCCGCGAAGTTCGGCGTCGCGTACTGAGCCCGGGCTACTCGCGGGTCACCGCCCGGAGGACGATCTCCCGGCGTTGATCCAACAGCCGCATCGCCCAGGGGCGCGTCAGCAGGTACACGCCGAAGTGGAGCACGGCGAACCCGAGGATGAAGGCCACGGACCCCCAGCCCGGTCCGTCCTTCCCCGCGGCCCGCAGCGCATGGCCAAACGGCATGCAGCCCACGCTGGCCGCGAGGATGCCCAGCATGG
The sequence above is drawn from the Corallococcus sp. NCRR genome and encodes:
- a CDS encoding vWA domain-containing protein, whose amino-acid sequence is MNLKPLSRAVLTAALATGLSAPSAWAVTPVSKPSSTAKPVAAEKPFVEGTPIKPTKPTDTPATGPQTPTGQGTQAQSQGQDVQAQPQGARPEIEVAFVLDTTGSMGGLLEGAKQKIFSIASRIAKGKPTPHLKVALVAYRDQGDAYVTKRFDLSDDMDSMFAELRKLDANGGGDFPEHVGRGLGEAVSLLKWSQDREVMKVIFLVGDAPPAQREAAWDFKMWSKRAKERHIVVNTVRCGADPTTEESWRYVAKLTDGTFDSIDAAGGMVAVATPYDAELSRVNAELASKTLYGGRAEARAMNVARAEATKGMAAEAVADRISFMKESRGAGKSAASAGAVSSAPAAVAGGVDLLEQPAALDTLKDDELPQELKGLKKEAQAAKVKQLSAERKVLEEKVAKLAAERDQWLAKNAPAKEDAFDANVMKSVKTQAAKFGVAY